One genomic segment of Gossypium arboreum isolate Shixiya-1 chromosome 3, ASM2569848v2, whole genome shotgun sequence includes these proteins:
- the LOC108474539 gene encoding photosystem II stability/assembly factor HCF136, chloroplastic: protein MAMMTPNIQATDCSNLIPSLTSLFPPRLLHRPLSLPHSRFISKASLHHPSSPSSSSSSPPSLVSRRQLISQTASLSLSLATLLSLPLPVKSEEVLSEWERVYLPIDPGVVLLDIAFVPDDLNHGFLLGTRQTILETKDGGNTWTQRSIPSAEDEDFNYRFNSISFKGKEGWIVGKPAILLYTSDAGESWERIPLSAQLPGDMVYIKATGEKSAEMVTDQGAIYVTSNRGYNWRAAVQETVSATLNRTVSSGISGASYYTGTFNTVNRSPDGRYVAVSSRGNFYLTWEPGQPFWQPHNRAIARRIQNMGWRADGGLWLLVRGGGLFLSKGTGISEDFEEVPVQSRGFGILDVGYRSEEEAWAAGGSGILLRTTNGGKNWTRDKAADNIAANLYSVKFINDKKGFVLGNDGVLLRYLG from the exons ATGGCGATGATGACGCCCAATATTCAAGCCACTGATTGCTCCAACCTTATACCTTCCTTAACTTCTCTCTTCCCTCCTCGCCTTCTCCACCGCCCCTTATCGCTACCCCATTCCCGTTTCATCTCCAAAGCTTCTCTCCACCACCCTTCTtccccttcttcttcttcttcttcgccGCCGTCACTCGTCAGCCGGAGGCAACTCATttcccaaacggcatcactttcTCTGTCCCTCGCAACTCTCTTGTCTCTCCCACTGCCAGTTAAGTCCGAGGAAGTTTTGTCGGAATGGGAAAGAGTCTACCTTCCCATCGATCCCGGTGTTGTCCTTCTAGACATCGCCTTTGTCCCTGATGACTTAAACCATG gaTTTTTGCTGGGGACGAGGCAGACTATTTTGGAGACAAAAGATGGGGGAAATACATGGACTCAACGTTCAATTCCTTCAGCTGAGGATGAAGATTTCAACTATAGGTTTAACTCTATTAGCTTCAAAGGCAAAGAAGGTTGGATTGTTGGTAAACCTGCAATTTTGTTATACACTTCAGATGCTGGAGAAAGCTGGGAAAGAATTCCATTAAGTGCTCAACTTCCTGGTGATATG GTATATATAAAGGCAACTGGTGAAAAGAGTGCAGAAATGGTGACTGACCAAGGAGCAATATATGTTACATCAAACAGGGGCTATAACTGGAGAGCTGCTGTTCAAGAGACCGTCTCAGCTACTCTGAATAG AACAGTTTCTAGTGGTATTAGTGGGGCAAGTTATTACACCGGAACTTTTAACACTGTGAACCGCTCTCCGGATGGACGATATGTGGCTGTCTCAAGCCGTGGTAACTTTTATCTTACATGGGAGCCTGGACAG CCATTCTGGCAGCCACATAATAGAGCAATTGCAAGAAGAATACAGAACATGGGATGGAGGGCTGATGGTGGTCTTTGGCTTCTTGTCCGTGGAGGAGGGCTTTTTCTTAGCAAAGGCACAGGG ATATCTGAAGATTTTGAAGAAGTTCCTGTACAAAGTCGTGGCTTTGGCATTCTTGACGTTGGCTATCGATCAGag GAAGAGGCTTGGGCAGCAGGGGGCAGTGGGATTTTGTTGAGAACTACCAATGGTGGGAAGAATTGGACCCGTGACAAGGCAGCTGATAATATTGCTGCTAATCTATACTCAGTGAA GTTTATTAATGACAAGAAGGGATTTGTGCTGGGTAATGATGGCGTCTTGCTCCGGTATCTTGGATAA